A region of Takifugu flavidus isolate HTHZ2018 chromosome 2, ASM371156v2, whole genome shotgun sequence DNA encodes the following proteins:
- the brd7 gene encoding bromodomain-containing protein 7 isoform X2, giving the protein MGKKHKKHKSEKHGYEDYGERPLKLVLKVSGNEVTTGSSSRDTFYDEQSAELDKPKEKKKKKKKDKERNLGSPVDDRGKKKMTKKRKGQDADGEDDGEQCRTPIRSELDKLEKKEQTPLQEALNQLIRQLQRKDPSAFFSFPVTDLVAPGYSSIIKRPMDFSTMKDKVKKECYQCLDELKVDFKIMCENAMIYNKPDTIYHKAARKLLHSGMKILSQERLESLKQSIMFMSGLDNSTTQPTKSEEQGGSGVDQKHERSSITDSSESSQTPSTPRQEKDSKDEVAKAEKELEEIHKVIEESGGKLSNRLLQCDLEFARRRSDGSTTLAIVNPADPAVGDVGYCPVKLGMMSSRLQSGVNTLQGFREDKRNQISLVSYINYGPYTSYAPTYDSSFGNVSKEESDLIYSAFGDKSSLQGSDSLPEFLAKSDEYVYKLADNLLDALTNGEHSKTLQETEPVEERNSQEAKKDKEVGEPEDSSCNSIDFLPFTAGLQMADELSGDALRVQQKLDETTRLLHDLQEAQKERLSTKQPPNMICLLAPTEKELELAEKVTENLAGMTSQVAPCDVSSVYGIRRAMGIAVPLETESFIDLTTVQEMAELMEALPSSSSTLPVVTA; this is encoded by the exons atggGCAAGAAGCACAAGAAACACAAATCGGAAAAACACGGATATGAAG ACTATGGCGAGAGACCATTAAAACTGGTGTTAAAAGTGTCTGGAAACGAGGTGACAACGGGAAGTTCTAGTCGAGACACGTTTTACGATGAGCAATCAGCGGAGCTGGACAAACccaaggaaaagaagaagaaaaagaagaaagataaGGAGAGAAATTTGGGGTCCCCCGTTGAtgacagaggaaagaaaaaa ATGacaaagaagaggaaaggaCAGGACGCAGATGGAGAGGATGATGGAGAACAGTGCAGGACACCCATCCGTTCGGAGCTGGATAAACTGGAAA AAAAGGAGCAGACTCCTCTCCAGGAAGCTTTAAATCAGCTCATCAGGCAGCTCCAAAG GAAGGATCCAAgtgctttcttttcatttccagtgACGGACCTCGTTGCCCCTGGCTACTCTTCAATTATCAAACGGCCTATGGATTTCAGTACTATGAAAGATAAAGTGAAGAAAGAGTGTTACCAGTGTTTGGATGAGCTAAAG GTGGATTTCAAGATAATGTGTGAGAATGCCATGATTTACAACAAGCCTGATACTATTTACCACAAAGCAGCTCGAAAACTCTTACACTCTGGAATGAAAATCTTGAGCCAG GAGAGGCTGGAGAGCTTAAAGCAGAGCATAATGTTCATGTCTGGACTGGACAACTCCACTACACAGCCAACAAAATCTGAGGAACAAGGAGGCTCCGGTGTGGACCAAAAGCATGAGAGATCATCAATCACAGACAGCAGCGAGAGCTCCCAGACACCCAGCACCCCCAG acaggagaaggactcCAAGGACGAAGTGgcaaaagcagagaaagagcTTGAGGAAATCCACAAGGTCATCGAAGAGTCTGGAGGAAAACTGTCCAACAGACTTCTGCAGTGTGAC TTGGAGTTTGCAAGGCGGAGATCTGATGGATCCACGACTCTGGCAATCGTCAACCCTGCAGATCCAGCCGTCGGGG ATGTGGGCTACTGTCCTGTCAAACTGGGAATGATGTCCAGCCGACTGCAGAGCGGTGTGAACACCCTACAGGGCTTCAGGGAGGACAAGAGGAACCAAATTTCTCTGG TATCCTACATCAACTATGGGCCCTATACCTCCTACGCACCCACCTACGACTCCAGCTTTGGAAACGTCAGCAAGGAGGAGTCTGACCTGATCTATTCTGCTTTCGGAGACAAATCCAGTCTGCAGGGCTCAGACAG CCTGCCGGAGTTCCTGGCCAAGTCGGACGAGTATGTGTACAAACTGGCTGACAATCTTCTAGATGCTCTGACGAACGGAGAACACTCCAAGACCCTGCAGGAGACAGAGCCA gtggaggagagaaactcACAGGAGGCCAAGAAGGACAAAGAG GTAGGCGAGCCCGAGGATTCCAGCTGCAACAGCATTGACTTCCTGCCATTCACCGCAGGCCTGCAGATGGCTGATGAGCTCTCAGGGG ATGCTTTGCGTGTCCAACAGAAATTGGATGAGACTACAAGGCTCCTGCATGACTTGCAGGAAGCACAGAAGGAGCGTTTGAGCACTAAGCAGCCTCCTAACATGATTTGCCTGCTGGCCCCAActgagaaggagctggagctgg CTGAGAAAGTGACGGAGAACTTGGCAGGAATGACCAGTCAGGTGGCGCCCTGTGATGTGAGCAGCGTGTATGGGATCAGGAGGGCCATGGGCATTGCTGTGCCTCTAGAAACGGAGTCCTTCATTGACctgaccacag TGCAGGAGATGGCTGAACTGATGGAGGCTCTGCCCAGTTCTTCCAGTACACTTCCTGTGGTCACGgcttga
- the brd7 gene encoding bromodomain-containing protein 7 isoform X1, with the protein MGKKHKKHKSEKHGYEDYGERPLKLVLKVSGNEVTTGSSSRDTFYDEQSAELDKPKEKKKKKKKDKERNLGSPVDDRGKKKMTKKRKGQDADGEDDGEQCRTPIRSELDKLEKKEQTPLQEALNQLIRQLQRKDPSAFFSFPVTDLVAPGYSSIIKRPMDFSTMKDKVKKECYQCLDELKVDFKIMCENAMIYNKPDTIYHKAARKLLHSGMKILSQERLESLKQSIMFMSGLDNSTTQPTKSEEQGGSGVDQKHERSSITDSSESSQTPSTPRQEKDSKDEVAKAEKELEEIHKVIEESGGKLSNRLLQCDLEFARRRSDGSTTLAIVNPADPAVGDVGYCPVKLGMMSSRLQSGVNTLQGFREDKRNQISLVSYINYGPYTSYAPTYDSSFGNVSKEESDLIYSAFGDKSSLQGSDSLPEFLAKSDEYVYKLADNLLDALTNGEHSKTLQETEPQQVEERNSQEAKKDKEVGEPEDSSCNSIDFLPFTAGLQMADELSGDALRVQQKLDETTRLLHDLQEAQKERLSTKQPPNMICLLAPTEKELELAEKVTENLAGMTSQVAPCDVSSVYGIRRAMGIAVPLETESFIDLTTVQEMAELMEALPSSSSTLPVVTA; encoded by the exons atggGCAAGAAGCACAAGAAACACAAATCGGAAAAACACGGATATGAAG ACTATGGCGAGAGACCATTAAAACTGGTGTTAAAAGTGTCTGGAAACGAGGTGACAACGGGAAGTTCTAGTCGAGACACGTTTTACGATGAGCAATCAGCGGAGCTGGACAAACccaaggaaaagaagaagaaaaagaagaaagataaGGAGAGAAATTTGGGGTCCCCCGTTGAtgacagaggaaagaaaaaa ATGacaaagaagaggaaaggaCAGGACGCAGATGGAGAGGATGATGGAGAACAGTGCAGGACACCCATCCGTTCGGAGCTGGATAAACTGGAAA AAAAGGAGCAGACTCCTCTCCAGGAAGCTTTAAATCAGCTCATCAGGCAGCTCCAAAG GAAGGATCCAAgtgctttcttttcatttccagtgACGGACCTCGTTGCCCCTGGCTACTCTTCAATTATCAAACGGCCTATGGATTTCAGTACTATGAAAGATAAAGTGAAGAAAGAGTGTTACCAGTGTTTGGATGAGCTAAAG GTGGATTTCAAGATAATGTGTGAGAATGCCATGATTTACAACAAGCCTGATACTATTTACCACAAAGCAGCTCGAAAACTCTTACACTCTGGAATGAAAATCTTGAGCCAG GAGAGGCTGGAGAGCTTAAAGCAGAGCATAATGTTCATGTCTGGACTGGACAACTCCACTACACAGCCAACAAAATCTGAGGAACAAGGAGGCTCCGGTGTGGACCAAAAGCATGAGAGATCATCAATCACAGACAGCAGCGAGAGCTCCCAGACACCCAGCACCCCCAG acaggagaaggactcCAAGGACGAAGTGgcaaaagcagagaaagagcTTGAGGAAATCCACAAGGTCATCGAAGAGTCTGGAGGAAAACTGTCCAACAGACTTCTGCAGTGTGAC TTGGAGTTTGCAAGGCGGAGATCTGATGGATCCACGACTCTGGCAATCGTCAACCCTGCAGATCCAGCCGTCGGGG ATGTGGGCTACTGTCCTGTCAAACTGGGAATGATGTCCAGCCGACTGCAGAGCGGTGTGAACACCCTACAGGGCTTCAGGGAGGACAAGAGGAACCAAATTTCTCTGG TATCCTACATCAACTATGGGCCCTATACCTCCTACGCACCCACCTACGACTCCAGCTTTGGAAACGTCAGCAAGGAGGAGTCTGACCTGATCTATTCTGCTTTCGGAGACAAATCCAGTCTGCAGGGCTCAGACAG CCTGCCGGAGTTCCTGGCCAAGTCGGACGAGTATGTGTACAAACTGGCTGACAATCTTCTAGATGCTCTGACGAACGGAGAACACTCCAAGACCCTGCAGGAGACAGAGCCA caacaggtggaggagagaaactcACAGGAGGCCAAGAAGGACAAAGAG GTAGGCGAGCCCGAGGATTCCAGCTGCAACAGCATTGACTTCCTGCCATTCACCGCAGGCCTGCAGATGGCTGATGAGCTCTCAGGGG ATGCTTTGCGTGTCCAACAGAAATTGGATGAGACTACAAGGCTCCTGCATGACTTGCAGGAAGCACAGAAGGAGCGTTTGAGCACTAAGCAGCCTCCTAACATGATTTGCCTGCTGGCCCCAActgagaaggagctggagctgg CTGAGAAAGTGACGGAGAACTTGGCAGGAATGACCAGTCAGGTGGCGCCCTGTGATGTGAGCAGCGTGTATGGGATCAGGAGGGCCATGGGCATTGCTGTGCCTCTAGAAACGGAGTCCTTCATTGACctgaccacag TGCAGGAGATGGCTGAACTGATGGAGGCTCTGCCCAGTTCTTCCAGTACACTTCCTGTGGTCACGgcttga